The Cyclobacterium amurskyense genome contains the following window.
GCTTTAAAACACAAATAAACAAAAAACGAAAATAAACTGTGCGAAAATTATAAAAAAGGAAGGGCTAAAGCTCAAAACTTTTATTTATCTCTGTTCATTTACGCTCTGTTTTGTAATAGCTAGCAAGCCCTATAATAAAAAAGTGCTAAAAAAAAATCCCCTTTGCTACGGCAAAGCGCAACAAAAGGGACCTATCAAGTAATGGGTACTTATTTAAGTTTTTTGTATTTAATCCTTTTAGGCATCAAATCACCCAAACGTTTTTTCTTATTTTCTTCGTAATCTGAGAAATTCCCTTCAAACCAATAAACACTACTGTCACCTTCGAAGGCCAGAATATGTGTACAGATCCTATCCAAAAACCACCTATCGTGGGAAATAACCACGGCACAACCAGCAAAATTCTCAAGTGCTTCTTCCAAAGCCCTAAGTGTATTTACATCCAGATCATTGGTAGGTTCATCAAGCAATAACAGGTTACCGCCTTTTTTTAAAGTCATCGCAAGGTGAACACGGTTTCTTTCACCACCCGAAAGAACTCCAACTTTTTTCCCCTGATCAGATCCTCCAAAATTAAATCTGCTCACATAAGCTCTGGAATTCACTTCCTTATTTCCCAACTGCACAAATTCATTGCCTTCGGAAATGGTTTCATAAACCGTTTTATCAGGATCCAGAGTGTCATGCTCTTGATCGACATAGGCGATTTCTACTGTTTCTCCAATTTCAAAATGTCCGGCATCAGGTTTTTCATCACCAGTAATAAGATTGAAGAGGGTAGATTTACCAGCACCATTTGGACCAATCACACCTACAATTCCACCTTGAGGCAAAGAAAAGGTTAGGTCATCAAATAGCAACTTGTCTCCAAAAGCTTTAGAAACCCCTTTTACTTCAATAACCTTACTACCTAATCTAGGACCTGGAGGGATATACAATTCAAGCTTGGATTCCTTTTCTTTGGCATCTTCTCCGACCAATTTATCGTAGGCATTAAGCCTTGCCTTGCCTTTAGATTGCTTGGCTTTAGGCGACATTCGAATCCACTCTAATTCTC
Protein-coding sequences here:
- the ettA gene encoding energy-dependent translational throttle protein EttA, encoding MSNEKIIFSMAGVSKVYPPQKKVLKDIYLSFFYGAKIGVLGLNGSGKSSLLRIIAGVETEFQGEVVFSPGYSVGMLEQEPVLDPTKTVKEVVEEAVSETVNLLKEFEAINEKFMDPAIMEDPDAMEKLIDQQGDVQEKLDAANAWELETMLEKAMDALRLPPAEAMVGNLSGGEKRRVALCRLLLQEPDVLLLDEPTNHLDAESVLWLEQHLKNYKGTVIAVTHDRYFLDNVAGWILELDRGEGIPWKGNYSSWLEQKQERLKKEEKTESKRQKTLERELEWIRMSPKAKQSKGKARLNAYDKLVGEDAKEKESKLELYIPPGPRLGSKVIEVKGVSKAFGDKLLFDDLTFSLPQGGIVGVIGPNGAGKSTLFNLITGDEKPDAGHFEIGETVEIAYVDQEHDTLDPDKTVYETISEGNEFVQLGNKEVNSRAYVSRFNFGGSDQGKKVGVLSGGERNRVHLAMTLKKGGNLLLLDEPTNDLDVNTLRALEEALENFAGCAVVISHDRWFLDRICTHILAFEGDSSVYWFEGNFSDYEENKKKRLGDLMPKRIKYKKLK